In Carya illinoinensis cultivar Pawnee chromosome 7, C.illinoinensisPawnee_v1, whole genome shotgun sequence, the following are encoded in one genomic region:
- the LOC122317349 gene encoding NDR1/HIN1-like protein 13 translates to MAERAPSSDHDHDPPPSEQSQLSAQPDDQPAFGPGTYVVQVPKDQIYRIPPPENAVIAERYRNPDLRNKKQWQCSSCCLCVCISFLLVVIVIGAIVATFQLVLINPKNPTFDVERVAVKNNSHSRNQLHSNPAYNITLRAKNPNGNVGILYKEGGVASLSFRQREIGTGNYPTFFQDHTDSTVFGIIFHGSNNVGLPTEIEKSMNSQMQKVQVTFSLKMDVPARFGNVGLLNRGTIKFVVACYFTVDTLAKDTHILSWKCHTQR, encoded by the coding sequence ATGGCGGAGCGGGCCCCATCTTCTGATCATGATCACGATCCACCTCCTTCGGAACAAAGTCAATTATCAGCCCAACCTGATGATCAACCTGCTTTCGGCCCCGGCACCTACGTCGTTCAGGTCCCTAAAGACCAAATCTACCGCATTCCACCTCCCGAGAATGCTGTTATAGCCGAACGCTATCGAAACCCGGACCTCCGTAACAAGAAGCAGTGGCAATGTTCTTCTTGTTGCTTGTGTGTTTGTATCTCGTTCCTTCTTGTTGTAATTGTTATTGGCGCGATAGTTGCCACATTTCAACTTGTCTTGATCAACCCTAAGAATCCTACGTTTGATGTCGAACGGGTTGCTGTGAAGAATAATTCCCATTCTCGCAATCAACTGCATTCCAATCCAGCGTACAACATCACGTTAAGAGCCAAAAATCCGAATGGAAACGTGGGCATTTTGTACAAGGAAGGTGGCGTTGCCTCGCTTTCTTTTAGGCAACGAGAAATAGGTACGGGAAATTACCCCACATTTTTCCAAGACCATACGGATTCAACAGTATTTGGCATCATTTTTCACGGCTCTAACAACGTCGGGTTACCTACGGAGATTGAGAAAAGCATGAATAGCCAAATGCAGAAGGTTCAGGTTACATTCTCTTTAAAGATGGATGTCCCGGCACGATTTGGGAATGTTGGCTTATTGAACAGGGGGACCATCAAGTTCGTTGTTGCTTGCTATTTCACGGTGGATACATTGGCTAAGGATACCCATATCCTTTCCTGGAAATGTCATACACAACGATGA